In a single window of the Daphnia carinata strain CSIRO-1 chromosome 4, CSIRO_AGI_Dcar_HiC_V3, whole genome shotgun sequence genome:
- the LOC130687393 gene encoding casein kinase I-like yields MSKRDLWGDRHPDCPERQHLRPDQDFANEEDNNFGSQSHLLGSGGAGGKGVKSGGGLASTTATSGAQGPIINLRLEPLTSASLSLGRGLTPAGSEQYLGGSSAALTATAALSAGGLGNTPGAISAASLAANTSTTFAGPSTMQSSNSAVAGGGAGTRQSSSSTASTSSSGVLMVGPNFRVGKKIGCGNFGELRLGKNLYNNEHVAIKLEPLKSKAPQLHLEYRFYRMMGRRSTTIGLPEVYYFGPCGKYSALVMELLGPSLEDLFDLCGRRFSLKNVLMIALQLIDRIEMVHRHDLIYRDVKPENFLIGRSHNKKDKIIHIIDFGLAKEYIDAVTNKHIPYREHKSLTGTARYMSINTHLGKEQSRRDDLEALGHMFMYFLRGSLPWQGLKADTLKERYQKIGETKRATPIEALCEGYPEEFATYLRYVRRLDFFERPDYNYLRKLFRDLFDRMGYIDDNEFDWTGKTMPANLSQLRALRNAPPSDATHTGKSTPVGSVSTNQEVIISPNRERHPATNRQPAGAAKTGWAEGVKASAASAGTSGGPGGGNLLGGTLTPADRHGSVQVVSSTNGELGGDDPAGHSHTPITAQPEIEMAEETKCCCFFKRKKKKSSRPK; encoded by the exons ATGAGCAAGAGAGATCTGTGGGGCGACAGGCACCCAGATTGCCCAGAAAGGCAGCACTTGAGACCAGACCAGGACTTTGCAAACGAAGAGGATAACAATTTTGGTTCCCAATCGCATTTACTGGGCTCTGGAGGTGCTGGTGGCAAAGGTGTCAAGAGTGGGGGAGGTTTGGCCTCCACCACGGCAACTTCAGGGGCCCAAGGGCCCATTATCAACCTTCGACTGGAGCCCCTCACCTCTGCCAGCCTGAGTCTTGGCAGAGGGCTGACTCCTGCTGGTTCTGAACAGTATCTTGGTGGTAGCAGTGCTGCTCTTACCGCAACAGCTGCATTGTCTGCTGGAGGACTTGGGAACACACCAGGAGCCATCAGTGCTGCATCTCTAGCTGCCAACACAAGCACCA CTTTTGCTGGCCCTAGCACAATGCAGTCATCTAATTCAGCAGTAGCTGGTGGAGGTGCTGGAACTCGACAGAGTAGTAGCTCTACAGCATCGACCTCCTCATCGGGAGTGTTGATGGTGGGGCCCAACTTCAGGGTTGGCAAAAAAATTGGCTGTGGCAACTTTGGCGAATTGAGATTAG GTAAAAATTTATACAACAATGAACACGTGGCTATTAAATTGGAGCCCCTCAAGTCGAAGGCTCCTCAGCTACACCTGGAGTATCGATTTTACCGAATGATGGGCCGACGCAGTACCACAA TTGGTTTACCTGAAGTCTACTATTTCGGGCCTTGCGGCAAGTACAGTGCACTGGTCATGGAGCTGCTTGGTCCAAGTCTGGAAGACCTGTTCGACCTGTGTGGTCGAAGGTTCTCTTTGAAAAACGTCCTTATGATTGCCTTGCAGTTG ATTGATAGAATAGAGATGGTGCACCGGCACGATCTAATCTACCGTGATGTAAAACCAGAAAACTTCCTTATCGGCCGGAGTCATAATAAAAAGGACAAAATCATCCACATAATTG ATTTTGGTCTGGCGAAAGAGTATATTGATGCAGTCACCAATAAACACATCCCTTACCGAGAACATAAAAGCCTGACGGGCACAGCCCGGTATATGAGCATCAACACACATCTCGGGAAAG AGCAAAGCAGACGAGACGACTTGGAAGCTTTAGGACACATGTTTATGTATTTCTTGCGTGGAAGCTTACCATGGCAAGGCCTCAAAGCCGACACGCTGAAGGAGCGCTATCAGAAAATCGGCGAAACGAAGAGAGCAACTCCCATCGAGGCTCTTTGCGAAGGCTATCCTG AGGAGTTTGCTACCTACTTACGGTACGTCCGGAGGCTAGATTTTTTCGAAAGGCCGGACTACAATTACTTACGAAAATTGTTCCGAGATCTCTTTGACCGGATGGGTTACATCGATGATAACGAGTTCGACTGGACTGGCAAAACAATG CCAGCCAATCTGAGCCAATTGCGAGCCCTTCGTAATGCACCACCGTCGGATGCCACTCACACGGGAAAG tCGACTCCGGTGGGATCCGTGTCAACTAACCAGGAGGTGATCATATCACCCAACAGGGAACGGCATCCAGCTACCAACCGG caGCCAGCCGGTGCAGCTAAAACTGGATGGGCTGAAGGTGTCAAGGCGTCTGCGGCGTCGGCGGGCACATCCGGTGGGCCTGGAGGCGGAAACCTGCTGGGAGGTACATTGACTCCGGCCGATCGCCACGGCTCCGTCCAGGTCGTTTCGTCCACCAACGGCGAATTGGGCGGCGACGATCCAGCCGGCCACTCACACACCCCCATCACGGCTCAGCCTGAAATTGAAATGGCTGAGGAGACCAA ATGCTGCTGCTTCTTCaagcggaagaagaagaaatcatcTCGACCCAAGTAg
- the LOC130687387 gene encoding guanine nucleotide-binding protein subunit beta-5-like, with amino-acid sequence MATEVSGENYDGLLKEMETLKGRLDEERLKLNDVALSTVSQRLEGMAQLSIKPRRVLKGHQAKVLCADWSSDKRHIVSSSQDGKIIVWDAFTTNKEHAVTMPTTWVMACAFAPSGNLVACGGLDNKVTVYPLSMEDDPTNKRKTVGTHTSYMSCCLFPNSDQQILTGSGDSTCALWDVESGQLLQSFHGHSADVMSIDLAPSETGNTFVSGGCDRTALIWDMRTGQKVQAFEGHDADINSVKFYPSGEAIATGSDDATCRLFDLRADREVAVYTKESIIFGVNAVDFSVSGRILFAGYNDYTVNVWDTLKCSRITMLYGHENRVSCLKVSPDGTAICTGSWDFTLRVWA; translated from the exons ATGGCTACCGAAGTTAGTGGTGAAAACTATGATGGTCTTCTTAAGGAGATGGAAACCCTGAAAGGGAGACTGGATGAAGAAAGACTAAAACTCAATGATGTGGCTT TGTCCACAGTTTCACAGCGTCTTGAAGGTATGGCACAACTTTCCATTAAACCAAGACGGGTACTTAAAGGCCATCAAGCAAAAGTCCTTTGCGCAGATTGGTCTTCGGATAAACGGCATATTGTGTCCTCTTCTCAG GATGGCAAGATTATCGTCTGGGATGCTTTCACCACAAATAAAGAACATGCAGTAACCATGCCCACAACTTG GGTAATGGCCTGTGCGTTTGCACCCTCAGGAAACTTGGTTGCTTGTGG AGGTCTGGACAACAAAGTCACTGTTTATCCATTGAGCATGGAGGATGATCCCACTAATAAGAGAAAAACAGTTGGAACTCACACTTCATACATGTCCTGCTGTTTGTTTCCCAATTCAGACCAACAa ATTCTAACTGGTAGTGGTGACTCCACCTGTGCCCTTTGGGACGTTGAATCAGGACAGCTTTTACAGAGCTTTCACGGACACAGTGCCGATGTAATGTCGATTGATTTGGCTCCTTCGGAAACTGGAAATACATTCGTTTCTGGG GGTTGTGATCGAACTGCATTGATCTGGGACATGAGGACTGGCCAAAAAGTGCAAGCTTTCGAAGGGCATGATGCTGATATCAACAGTGTCAAATTCTATCCAAGCGGAGAAGCAATTGCTACGGGATCAGATGATGCAACT TGTCGTCTATTTGACTTAAGAGCGGATAGAGAAGTTGCCGTATACACCAAAGAAAGTATCATATTTGGTGTCAATGCGGTTGATTTCTCAGTCAGCG GTCGGATTCTCTTTGCTGGATACAATGATTACACAGTTAATGTGTGGGATACCTTAAAGTGTTCCAGGATCACAATGCTGTATGGTCATGAGAACAGAGTCTCTTGTTTGAAGGTTTCTCCTGATGGTACAGCAATCTGCACTGGCTCTTGGGATTTCACTCTCCGA GTATGGGCTTGA
- the LOC130687392 gene encoding LOW QUALITY PROTEIN: uncharacterized protein LOC130687392 (The sequence of the model RefSeq protein was modified relative to this genomic sequence to represent the inferred CDS: deleted 2 bases in 1 codon) has product MSRFILCLCVALLQLVSEATLSDPIYEGDTWVEKDSPLRIVCKIPMHEPYTLQWTINNKPLDLSLTGEIGYTIVDDFLESESALVSILSVPKTQPIHAGSYRCNEFSSHGHLVLVLGGEEVEIGFKYGQSELILNCSLPDDKVSWYHNRTLLVETDNLKLTHENGVHMLKIIKPKVAHIGSYTCEGSGKSVTDIRVAMEPIVAALPTSFNIVEGENFRLPCVVYGSPTPIVEWRREGEEGQWESLVADGHFMFEPNNEGIANGTLLIEEVKLDDRDNYMCFAFNELGNHNGTTLIRVIDKYAALWPFLGICIEVIVLCAVIFVCEKRRNKKKTDNESDNEQNNTVRHGSSQRSFYRLENIASNLSVADLKKNILLKAGLDSQCQLELIYSCRPLRDEATLNTLEHVESGAKMIYATVVKPAEREQPKKLNAVEQHQLFLAFRAAVTNPNFRLTLQNLSRPENIQSLTETVPGLADDEVALSMLQDWELLLHLADPKIVQVLVEKHPALVDAASRMMNSVSESLVPGANQRRRSNSAGWLARSLGADLEDDGMDEDVPQDQPNSNQQASRSQAAFGSGITPAQLAAALSFAQNSIRQPLPSTTTTQQQQQQQPRVSPGISLQQPEQSTPRPRNDGLTPEMFTQALLQAMNQMGGGSVSNNTSGNVAMASGIGTSSSVEAQSRRDTEDDAPLREQFGRFLPQMREYGITDDNLSLRALQATNGDVEAALNLIYAGLVDD; this is encoded by the exons ATGTCAAGATTCATCTTGTGTCTCTGCGTTGCCCTGCTGCAACTTGTCTCGG AGGCAACGCTTTCCGATCCGATTTACGAAGGCGATACCTGGGTGGAAAAGGATAGCCCATTAAGAATTGTCTGCAAGATTCCTATGCATGAGCCATACACTTTGCAATGgacaatcaacaacaaacCACTTGATTTATCTCTG ACCGGAGAGATAGGATACACCATTGTCGATGACTTCCTCGAGTCAGAGTCCGCGCTGGTGTCGATCTTGAGTGTCCCTAAGACTCAGCCCATACACGCCGGGTCGTATCGTTGTAACGAATTCTCTTCCCACGGGCATCTAGTTCTGGTCCTCGGCG GTGAGGAGGTCGAGATCGGATTCAAATATGGTCAGAGTGAGCTTATCTTGAATTGCTCTCTGCCCGACGATAAAGTTTCATG GTATCATAATCGTACATTGTTGGTTGAGACAGACAACCTGAAGCTAACGCATGAAAATGGCGTACACATGCTGAAAATTATCAAGCCGAAAGTGGCCCATATTGGCAGTTATACATGCGAAGGCAGTGGGAAATCAGTTACAGACATCCGTGTTGCTA TGGAGCCGATTGTTGCTGCCTTGCCCACATCCTTCAATATTGTCGAAGGGGAGAACTTCCGTTTGCCGTGCGTTGTATACGGTTCTCCAACTCCAATCGTCGAATGGCGACGAG AGGGAGAAGAAGGTCAATGGGAATCCCTGGTTGCTGATGGTCATTTCATGTTCGAACCAAACAACGAAGGAATCGCCAACGGCACACTATTGATTGAAGAAGTCAAGCTTGATGATCGCGATAACTACATGTGCTTTGCTTTCAATGAACTCGGCAACCACAACGGCACCACATTGATCCGTGTCATTG ATAAATATGCCGCATTATGGCCGTTCCTCGGCATTTGCATCGAAGTCATTGTTCTATGCGCCGTCATCTTTGTGTGCGAAAAGCGtcgaaacaagaagaaaaccgACAATGAATCCGACAATGAGCAAAACAATAC TGTGAGACACGGTTCTTCGCAGCGATCTTTTTATCGCTTGGAAAATATTGCGTCTAATTTATCCGTGGCCGACTTGAAGAAGAATATATTATTGAAAGCAGGACTGGACAGTCAATGTCAGCTAG AGCTCATCTACTCTTGCAGACCTCTTAGGGATGAAGCCACATTAAACACGTTGGAGCATGTTGAAAGTGGTGCCAAAATGATATATGCCACTGTTGTGAAGCCAG CTGAGAGAGAACAACCAAAAAAGTTGAATGCAGTTGAGCAGCACCAACTATTTTTAGCTTTCAGAGCAGCTGTGACAAATCCAAACTTTCGTCTTACTCTGCAAAATTTATCAAGACCTGAAAACATTCAGTCACTGACTGAAACTGTTCCAGGATTGGCTGATGATGAAGTAGCTCTTTCTATGCTTCAAGACTGGGAACTACTTTTGCATTTAGCTGATCCAAAAATTGTACAAGTACTTGTGGAAAAGCACCCAGCTCTTGTTGATGCAGCTAGCCGAATGATGAACTCTGTTTCT GAATCTCTAGTCCCAGGTGCGAATCAGCGACGAAGATCCAACAGTGCCGGTTGGCTTGCTAGATCTCTTGGTGCTGATTTAGAAGATGATGGCATGGACGAAGACGTCCCGCAAGATCAACCTAATTCAAATCAACAAGCTAGTAGATCACAAGCAGCTTTCGGGAGTGGAATCACACCAGCTCAGCTAGCCGCTGCGCTGAGCTTTGCCCAGAATAGCATTCGCc AGCCCTTGCcgtcgacaacaacaacacaacagcagcagcagcaacaaccaCGTGTTTCACCCGGAATATCCCTGCAACAGCCAGAACAGTCAACGCCTAGGCCACGCAACGATGGATTGACTCCAGAAATGTTTACTCAAGCACTTTTGCAAGCCATGAATCAGATGGGAGGAGGATCCGTCAGTAATAACACTAGCGGGAATGTAGCAATGGCCAGCGGCATTGGAACTAGTAGTAGTGTTGAAGCCCAATCCCGTCGTGACACCGAGGATGATGCTCCTTTGCGAGAGCAGTTTGGCCGTTTTCTACCCCAAATGCGTGAGTATGGAATCACCGATGACAACCTCAGTCTAAGGGCGTTACAAGCTACAAACGGTGACGTCGAAGCAGCACTTAATCTCATATATGCCGGACTCGTTGACGAttga
- the LOC130687391 gene encoding zinc finger matrin-type protein 5-like codes for MGRRYYCDYCDVSFPDSKEGRRKHNDGLVHQKMKDAHFRQFADSRTRLAQELQKTPCRRFLQGIPCRFGDDCRFSHLWPYEIEQLRYSAQMEEMASVKLPSQLQKNEQPIEDFVKRIEMLVKEKEAEATKSNLQAWSQFEITEMSSV; via the exons ATGGGAAGACGATATTATTGTGATTACTGTGACGTTAGCTTTCCAGACAGTAAAGAAGGACGCAGAAAACACAATGACGGTCTTGTCcatcaaaaaatgaaagatgcACACTTCAGGCAGTTTGCAG ATTCGCGGACAAGGCTAGCTCAAGAGCTTCAGAAAACCCCTTGCAGAAGATTCTTACAGGGAATCCCCTGTAGGTTTGGTGATGATTGCAGATTTTCTCATCTTTGGCCATACGAAATTGAGCAACTGCGGTATTCAG CTCAAATGGAAGAGATGGCATCTGTGAAACTTCCAAGCCAGctgcaaaaaaatgaacaaccaATTGAAGATTTCGTGAAAAGGATTGAAATGCTGgtcaaggaaaaagaagctgAAGCCACCAAATCCAATTTGCAGGCATGGTCACAGTTTGAAATCACGGAAAT GTCGTCCGTTTAA
- the LOC132087910 gene encoding zinc finger protein ZIC 5-like — MEVTQVKKKCNAEDEDDEKMERLHDDEDDPSFVVILNNPFWARSTDEQKPHLTVKSAAAAAAASSSPPFVSSSGNTTRQCPPVASPLSAEQLPPDWADLLAISIRSPRGTSAVMLSPPPPQPPQPEGGRNAETSKKTTTRTSRQSSGATSSRRGPLVKQKKHHCQSVEDLLLTTANSCSNYALPSAASPPSARDAGRAVPCSCTCPASFPAHRQQHSSSSSCSSLSSAVGPPPPPPPPPPAQVQAATAAATGRRTCSFEEPASASDGHHLKPSSGVVVVVVGGNEVRARCPSVAGRVVSVSDVAADGSATSGDAVAKPMPSAAGVAGGTTGAAGLRQSRQQSVESRASSSIPTATLLAGHGHGHHRQVVAGAGGSSSAGGGSNGNSSSKTGPIEDGAPLPAAFEPVPLNLYGKPLQEIDPTVRDKVNSTTPPPSPPPLPPTRNIRHGRLIFLGPYSFLLLYLTAFICCCVE, encoded by the coding sequence ATGGAAGTGACTCAAGTCAAGAAGAAATGCAACGCGGAGGACGAAGATGATGAGAAAATGGAGCGTCTGCacgacgacgaggacgatCCATCTTTTGTCGTCATTTTGAATAATCCGTTTTGGGCGCGGTCGACGGATGAGCAAAAGCCGCACTTGACGGTCaaatctgctgctgctgctgccgctgcgTCTTCTTCGCcgccttttgtttcttcgagTGGCAACACGACGCGCCAATGTCCTCCGGTGGCGTCGCCATTGTCGGCCGAACAGTTGCCGCCGGATTGGGCCGATTTATTGGCCATCTCGATACGATCACCTCGTGGCACGTCGGCCGTCATGTTatcgccgccgccgccgcagccgccgcAGCCGGAAGGGGGGCGAAACGCCGAAACGAGCAAGAAAACGACGACGCGGACGAGCCGGCAAAGCAGCGGCGCCACCAGCAGCCGACGTGGTCCGCTCGTCAAACAGAAGAAACATCACTGCCAATCGGTTGAAGATCTTTTATTGACCACTGCAAACTCTTGTTCCAACTATGCGTTGCCATCAGCAGCGTCTCCGCCATCGGCGCGAGATGCTGGCCGCGCCGTGCCCTGCAGTTGCACGTGCCCGGCTTCCTTTCCTGCACATCGCCAACAACACTCTTCATCGTCTTCTTGTTCATCTTTATCGTCCGCCGTTGgcccaccaccaccaccaccaccaccaccaccggCACAAGTAcaagcagcaacagcagcagccacGGGACGACGAACTTGCAGCTTCGAAGAGCCGGCCAGTGCCAGTGATGGTCATCATTTGAAACCGTCGTCTggtgtggtggtggtggtggtggggggCAACGAGGTGCGCGCGAGATGTCCGTCGGTGGCTGGCCGGGTGGTGAGTGTCAGTGATGTGGCGGCTGATGGCAGTGCGACCAGTGGTGATGCCGTAGCGAAGCCAATGCCAAGTGCGGCTGGTGTGGCAGGAGGCACAACAGGAGCCGCCGGATTGCGACAGTCTCGCCAGCAGAGCGTCGAATCGCGTGCCAGCAGTTCGATCCCGACGGCCACCCTATTGGCTGGCCACGGCCACGGCCACCATCGTCAGGTCGTTGCAGGAGCTGGTGGTAGCAGCAGCGCAGGTGGAGGTAGTAACGGCAATAGCAGCAGCAAAACGGGACCGATCGAAGACGGAGCGCCGCTGCCGGCCGCCTTTGAGCCCGTCCCGCTCAACTTGTACGGCAAACCCCTTCAGGAAATTGATCCCACCGTCAGAGACAAGGTGAACTCCACTacaccaccaccatcaccaccaccgCTACCACCCACTCGCAATATCAGACATGGCCGGTTGATATTTCTTGGACCTtacagttttttgttgttgtacctTACGGcctttatttgttgttgtgtcGAGTAG